The following are encoded in a window of Flavobacterium cupriresistens genomic DNA:
- a CDS encoding helix-turn-helix domain-containing protein, giving the protein MQEMITLKTFDQAVELAQPRRVLKYVLIFCTTGSATISVDEKEFILSENSVLTITSGQIHYFKNSQNAKGYILEFTYNFFCKDDTDMELIFHNGLFCHFAMNEMICVDNSPVIIKELEEIRKELIETPYQYLISVHSRIELILIEINRTKINRGDEIYKPDALFLHFLETVLKNFDKNLSVTEIATLIGTTESKLNELSKLHTNKTAQNVIFGLIISEAKRLFNYEKLSVKEVAYALGFNDPFYFSNFFKKHTNISPKSYKEKVLN; this is encoded by the coding sequence ATGCAGGAAATGATTACCTTAAAAACATTCGATCAGGCAGTTGAATTAGCGCAGCCAAGACGTGTCTTAAAATACGTTTTGATCTTTTGTACTACTGGATCAGCAACAATTTCTGTAGACGAAAAGGAATTTATCCTAAGCGAAAACTCCGTTCTGACCATTACTTCGGGGCAAATTCATTATTTCAAAAACAGTCAAAATGCAAAAGGATATATTTTAGAATTCACCTATAATTTCTTTTGCAAAGACGACACCGATATGGAATTGATTTTCCACAATGGTTTGTTTTGCCATTTTGCAATGAATGAAATGATCTGCGTTGACAACAGTCCCGTAATCATCAAAGAATTAGAAGAAATCAGAAAAGAATTAATCGAAACTCCCTATCAATACCTTATTTCGGTTCATAGTCGGATTGAATTAATTCTAATCGAAATCAACCGTACCAAAATCAATCGTGGTGACGAAATCTATAAACCCGATGCTTTGTTTCTTCACTTTTTAGAAACCGTTCTAAAAAACTTCGACAAGAATCTTTCAGTTACCGAAATCGCTACTTTAATCGGGACAACAGAATCTAAACTAAACGAACTCTCCAAACTTCACACCAATAAAACGGCACAAAATGTCATTTTCGGATTAATCATTTCTGAGGCTAAACGACTTTTTAATTATGAGAAGTTGTCGGTCAAAGAAGTTGCTTACGCTTTGGGATTTAATGACCCTTTTTATTTCTCTAATTTCTTCAAGAAACACACCAATATTTCTCCTAAATCTTATAAAGAAAAGGTACTAAACTAA
- a CDS encoding DoxX family membrane protein, with protein sequence MKKYQDHAIFLLRMALAAGFSSAVLSRLGLLGKYSSGWGKFLAYAEEVNSFAPKSIIPTIAVTATTVEALLAVLLLLGYKTRLAATGASILTFLFALAMTYSFGIKDPLDYSVFVFSMAALLLSTVEQYRWSLDEILNNKTN encoded by the coding sequence ATGAAAAAATATCAAGATCATGCCATTTTCCTATTACGAATGGCATTGGCAGCAGGATTTTCTTCTGCCGTTTTAAGTCGGTTGGGATTATTAGGAAAATATTCGTCCGGCTGGGGAAAGTTTTTAGCTTACGCCGAAGAAGTAAATTCTTTTGCGCCGAAAAGCATTATTCCAACAATCGCCGTTACCGCAACAACAGTCGAAGCACTTTTGGCAGTTCTATTATTACTTGGCTACAAAACAAGATTAGCCGCAACCGGAGCCTCAATTCTAACTTTCTTATTTGCACTCGCAATGACCTACTCTTTTGGAATTAAAGACCCATTGGATTACTCCGTATTTGTATTCTCTATGGCCGCTCTTCTATTGTCAACCGTAGAACAATACCGATGGAGTTTAGATGAAATTTTAAACAATAAAACAAACTAA
- a CDS encoding cupin domain-containing protein — protein sequence MEKQITRTSELNWKPLIEEGVNTAGISAKILCFDPIANRPTAFLLKFESGSSYPNHVHPAGEEIFVLEGEIRSGKDELKTGDYLYMPPGSTHSVFTKTGCTLLFKVPEEVVILK from the coding sequence ATGGAAAAACAAATCACAAGAACCAGCGAACTCAATTGGAAACCTTTAATCGAAGAAGGTGTGAATACAGCAGGAATTTCGGCAAAGATTCTATGTTTTGACCCAATTGCCAACAGACCTACAGCCTTTCTATTAAAATTCGAATCCGGTTCCTCCTACCCCAATCACGTTCATCCTGCGGGAGAAGAAATCTTTGTTCTCGAAGGTGAAATCCGTTCCGGAAAAGACGAATTAAAAACAGGTGATTATTTGTATATGCCACCGGGAAGTACACATTCTGTATTTACTAAAACAGGCTGTACTTTGTTGTTTAAGGTTCCGGAGGAGGTTGTGATATTGAAATAA
- a CDS encoding putative phage abortive infection protein translates to MTFFASLCSLIAAIALFFSVFFLFHNSKKNQTQKKSKTIIISLLLLSICSFFLAITLDFTNDLLTEPLTTTIDYSKVGPYGDLIGGILNPLIAFIGIIAASLAFYAQYQANHQVQEQFKIQQFESQFYEMLRLHKDNVNEVSISEKKVLYQSFRNSQTALVDINGRKAFEYHVKEIELYYNAAKTIFKKENNEYWLKKAYHLYFFGINNGGTNNFYRPSNRRPPKNPTVEQLFYNEIAKANIKFNTEKIEGHATYLAHLYRHLFQIVKFVASQQESFISYEEKRKYLRILRAQLSNPEQVMLFYNWKSGFGFKWEQSEKDKKDNSKQNRFFTDYRMIHNVYQDILIQDFKLTEIFDLKGDFRKEEGKDRDPLFEFEDWDND, encoded by the coding sequence ATGACATTTTTCGCTAGTTTATGTTCTCTAATTGCAGCCATTGCATTGTTCTTTTCTGTATTCTTCCTATTTCATAACTCAAAGAAAAATCAAACGCAGAAAAAAAGCAAAACGATAATTATATCTTTACTGTTATTGAGTATTTGTTCCTTTTTCTTAGCAATTACATTAGATTTTACAAATGACTTATTAACTGAACCTCTTACTACGACAATAGATTATTCTAAAGTAGGCCCTTACGGCGACTTAATTGGTGGAATTTTAAACCCCCTTATTGCTTTTATTGGAATAATAGCTGCCTCTCTTGCTTTTTATGCTCAATATCAAGCCAATCATCAAGTACAAGAACAATTTAAAATTCAACAATTTGAAAGCCAATTTTATGAAATGTTGCGATTACATAAAGACAACGTAAATGAGGTTTCTATTTCCGAAAAAAAAGTTCTTTACCAATCTTTCAGAAACAGTCAAACAGCACTAGTTGATATTAACGGGAGAAAAGCTTTCGAATACCATGTTAAGGAAATAGAACTATATTATAATGCTGCAAAAACTATCTTCAAAAAAGAAAATAATGAGTATTGGTTAAAAAAGGCCTATCACTTATATTTTTTCGGAATAAATAATGGCGGAACGAATAATTTCTACAGACCTTCCAATAGAAGACCTCCCAAAAACCCAACAGTAGAACAACTGTTTTACAATGAAATCGCAAAAGCAAATATTAAATTTAACACAGAGAAAATCGAAGGACATGCCACTTATTTAGCACACTTGTATAGGCATCTTTTTCAAATAGTAAAATTCGTTGCCAGTCAGCAAGAGAGTTTTATTTCTTACGAAGAAAAAAGAAAATATTTAAGAATCTTAAGAGCACAATTATCTAATCCGGAACAAGTAATGTTGTTCTACAACTGGAAATCCGGTTTTGGTTTTAAATGGGAACAATCCGAAAAAGATAAAAAAGACAATTCAAAACAAAATAGATTTTTTACTGATTATAGGATGATTCATAATGTCTATCAAGATATTCTTATTCAAGATTTTAAGCTTACTGAAATTTTTGATTTAAAAGGCGATTTTAGAAAAGAGGAAGGGAAAGACCGTGATCCCTTATTTGAGTTTGAAGATTGGGATAATGATTAG
- a CDS encoding AraC family transcriptional regulator — translation MNNTFFIYNDFEIYSVEELTWKKEMHRHNFFEILFIEYGEGIHILNSNKHSYKKDDIYLLTPKDYHSFKTAKPTKFHCLRFLPGFFSDKSESEDIEQLFFLHNQTNGNLIFLDDDKVFCESIILKILDEVAHQKNQNESVIKCLMMTLIQLIKRNAVNNYDTLDYKVTEILKIDTILNYIRVHIANPHLLKKKEMANHFNVSLNYIGEYFKKHLNISLRDYIEQTKLNVITEKLKKSNLTFSEISNDLGFIDSSHFNKFIMKSTGKSPSDFKRTLSTDGVGVV, via the coding sequence ATGAATAACACTTTTTTTATATACAATGATTTTGAAATCTATTCGGTAGAGGAACTGACTTGGAAGAAAGAAATGCACCGACATAATTTTTTCGAAATACTGTTTATTGAATATGGGGAAGGGATTCACATTTTAAATTCGAATAAACATTCGTATAAAAAAGACGATATTTATTTGCTGACGCCAAAGGATTATCATTCTTTTAAAACGGCAAAACCAACAAAGTTTCATTGTCTGCGATTTCTTCCGGGTTTTTTCTCCGATAAAAGTGAAAGTGAAGACATCGAACAATTATTCTTTTTGCACAATCAGACCAATGGAAACTTAATCTTTCTGGACGATGACAAGGTTTTTTGTGAATCGATTATCTTAAAAATTCTCGATGAGGTTGCACACCAGAAAAATCAAAACGAAAGTGTTATAAAGTGTTTGATGATGACCCTGATCCAGTTAATTAAACGAAATGCGGTCAACAATTACGATACGCTCGATTATAAAGTTACGGAGATCTTAAAAATTGATACGATTTTAAATTATATTCGTGTTCATATTGCGAATCCGCATTTGCTCAAAAAGAAGGAAATGGCGAATCACTTTAATGTTTCTTTAAACTACATTGGAGAATATTTTAAAAAGCATTTGAATATCAGTTTAAGAGATTATATCGAACAGACGAAACTGAATGTTATTACAGAAAAATTGAAAAAGAGCAATTTGACTTTTTCCGAAATCAGTAACGATTTGGGGTTTATAGACAGCAGTCATTTTAATAAGTTTATCATGAAAAGCACAGGGAAATCGCCTTCTGATTTTAAAAGAACGTTGAGTACGGATGGTGTTGGAGTTGTTTAA
- a CDS encoding ketopantoate reductase family protein, with the protein MNSATIKIGILGIGGIGGFIGAPLAKKYQNTNVQIIFICRGETKNNIQNKGLIFESKDKTETVHPYLASDNPSEIGTLDVILLSCKSYSINEMLSTYKDCITADTQIITLQNVVNAAEIIGSILPDSKPIIEGCIYVASNVKKPGHIQHIGGPGKIFIGGSENSKWITDILLNGNLDITQVDTIKEILWKKYLFVAPVAAITSAYKVSFGALLENKELMHILENMMIEIQSLAGKNNIVLTHEDIETAKNLLDKFPYQSKSSLQLDFENNNKTEKSFLVDYVIDECFKNGIMTPFYSAVNDKIKSLYGA; encoded by the coding sequence ATGAACTCAGCTACAATAAAAATTGGAATTTTAGGAATTGGTGGTATTGGCGGTTTTATAGGTGCTCCGCTGGCGAAAAAATACCAAAATACCAATGTGCAGATTATTTTTATTTGCAGAGGAGAAACCAAAAACAACATTCAAAACAAGGGTCTGATCTTCGAGTCAAAAGATAAAACAGAAACGGTGCATCCCTACTTGGCATCCGACAATCCAAGCGAAATAGGAACATTAGACGTGATACTTCTGAGCTGCAAATCGTATTCTATAAACGAAATGTTATCGACTTACAAAGACTGTATTACTGCCGATACTCAAATAATTACTTTACAAAATGTAGTCAACGCTGCCGAGATAATTGGTAGCATCTTACCTGATTCAAAGCCAATTATTGAAGGTTGCATTTATGTGGCATCCAATGTAAAAAAACCGGGACACATACAACATATTGGAGGCCCAGGTAAAATTTTCATCGGGGGCAGCGAAAACTCTAAATGGATAACCGATATACTGTTAAACGGCAATCTGGATATCACACAGGTTGATACCATAAAAGAGATTTTGTGGAAAAAGTATCTTTTCGTGGCTCCGGTTGCTGCTATTACTTCAGCTTATAAAGTGTCTTTCGGAGCACTACTGGAAAACAAAGAATTAATGCATATCCTCGAAAATATGATGATCGAGATTCAATCCCTTGCCGGCAAAAACAATATCGTTCTTACTCATGAAGATATTGAAACGGCTAAAAATTTATTAGACAAGTTCCCTTATCAATCCAAATCATCATTGCAGCTTGATTTTGAGAATAATAACAAAACAGAGAAATCCTTTTTGGTTGACTATGTTATTGATGAATGTTTTAAAAATGGTATTATGACTCCTTTTTATAGTGCTGTCAATGATAAGATAAAGAGTTTATACGGGGCGTAA
- a CDS encoding TetR/AcrR family transcriptional regulator yields the protein MASKDRILRQKEETRSNILEAAYDIVKDEGWQGLSMRKIADKIEYTAPIIYEYFSNKDAILRELTGKGFIKLGKELEVAKAQFEKPEDQLEAMWMAYWDFAFTDTEMYQVMFGVQMNCCSEQCDAAKTPYRLFTDVIAKVMKNSNPTQEVITQKYYTFFSVIHGLIAINIITKSDVMETINNQILKDAIGGIIKSIQ from the coding sequence ATGGCAAGTAAAGATCGAATTTTAAGACAAAAAGAAGAAACAAGAAGTAACATTCTTGAAGCTGCTTATGACATCGTTAAAGATGAAGGATGGCAAGGTCTTAGTATGCGAAAGATTGCCGACAAGATTGAATACACTGCTCCGATTATCTATGAATATTTCTCCAACAAAGATGCCATTTTACGCGAACTAACGGGTAAAGGTTTTATAAAGTTGGGAAAAGAACTGGAAGTAGCTAAAGCACAATTTGAAAAACCGGAAGACCAATTAGAAGCCATGTGGATGGCGTATTGGGATTTTGCTTTTACCGATACCGAAATGTATCAGGTGATGTTTGGCGTACAAATGAACTGTTGCTCGGAGCAATGTGATGCTGCTAAAACACCTTATCGATTATTTACTGATGTAATTGCTAAGGTTATGAAAAACAGTAACCCAACTCAGGAAGTTATTACACAAAAATATTATACTTTCTTTTCTGTCATTCACGGTTTGATTGCGATCAATATCATAACTAAAAGTGACGTAATGGAAACAATCAACAATCAGATTCTGAAAGACGCGATTGGTGGTATCATAAAATCAATACAATAA
- a CDS encoding efflux RND transporter periplasmic adaptor subunit, with the protein MNSNTTINKYFKNENVQQIKTNIKMKNVIITSFILALVLTSCADKSQGPAAAPAPLLPVLAITSENTTTDAEYPASIQGTVDVEIRPQVSGNLDRVLVDEGAYVSKGQSLFKINERPFREQLNNALANLHAAEAALINAQLEVDKLTPLVQNKVVSDYQLKTAKASQKIASANIEQAKAMVESAKINLGYTNVTAPVSGYIGRLPKKQGSLVSATDVEALTTLSDVHEVFVYFSLGETDFINFKAQYAGNSIGDKIKKLPPVSLILADNNAYPQSGKIDMVDGQFDKTTGAITLRATFPNANGTLRSGNTGRIRLGLQHDDAILVPQSATIEMQDKVFVFTVNKENKVTKMPITVIGKSGTNYLIKDGVKSGDQIVLSGIDKLQEGQAIQPEKSNTTKVAQIINKK; encoded by the coding sequence ATGAACTCAAATACAACTATAAATAAATATTTTAAAAACGAGAATGTCCAACAAATTAAAACCAATATTAAAATGAAAAATGTAATTATAACCAGTTTTATCCTGGCACTAGTATTAACCAGTTGTGCAGATAAATCACAAGGACCAGCTGCTGCACCGGCACCACTATTACCGGTTTTGGCCATAACAAGCGAAAACACTACCACAGATGCTGAATATCCAGCTTCTATACAAGGAACTGTTGATGTTGAAATCCGCCCACAGGTTAGTGGGAATTTAGACCGCGTTTTAGTAGACGAAGGCGCTTATGTTTCTAAAGGGCAATCTTTATTCAAAATAAACGAACGTCCGTTTCGCGAGCAATTAAACAATGCTTTGGCAAATCTTCACGCTGCTGAAGCAGCTTTAATCAATGCGCAGTTAGAAGTAGATAAATTAACTCCTTTGGTACAAAACAAAGTGGTTTCTGATTATCAGTTAAAAACCGCTAAAGCTTCTCAAAAAATTGCTTCAGCCAATATCGAACAAGCAAAAGCAATGGTTGAATCTGCCAAAATTAATTTAGGCTACACCAACGTTACTGCTCCCGTAAGTGGTTATATCGGAAGATTACCTAAAAAACAAGGAAGTTTAGTTTCGGCAACCGATGTAGAGGCTTTGACAACACTTTCAGATGTGCATGAAGTTTTTGTTTACTTCTCTTTGGGGGAAACTGATTTCATCAACTTTAAAGCACAATATGCAGGAAACAGCATTGGAGACAAAATTAAAAAATTGCCTCCGGTTTCTTTAATATTAGCAGACAACAACGCTTATCCACAATCGGGAAAAATTGATATGGTTGACGGTCAGTTTGATAAAACTACAGGTGCCATTACGTTAAGAGCCACTTTTCCAAATGCCAATGGAACTTTACGTTCGGGAAATACAGGAAGAATTCGTTTAGGTCTTCAACATGACGATGCTATTCTGGTTCCTCAATCAGCGACAATCGAAATGCAGGATAAAGTTTTTGTTTTTACTGTGAACAAAGAAAACAAAGTAACCAAAATGCCCATTACTGTTATCGGTAAAAGTGGTACCAATTACCTAATCAAAGACGGTGTAAAATCCGGTGACCAAATTGTATTGAGTGGTATTGACAAACTACAGGAAGGTCAAGCCATTCAACCTGAGAAATCAAATACAACAAAAGTTGCCCAAATAATTAACAAAAAATAA
- a CDS encoding efflux RND transporter permease subunit codes for MFKIFIQRPVLATVISILLVILGVLGLTKLPLQQFPDIAPPSVLVTAVYPGANAETVLRSVAPSLEESINGVENMTYMSSTASNDGTLAITVFFKLGTDADQAAVNVQNRVAQATSQLPAEVVQQGVITAKQQNSFIMAIGMYTDDESKYDQTFVANYAQINIIPEIKRIPGVGSASIFGGVKDYSMRVWLNPTQMSTYNVTPNEVMAAIQDKSLEAAPGKFGERSKEVFEYVIKYKGKLTKPEDYQNIAIRSNADGSVLRLKDVARVELGAYSYNSLTRLNGKKGVVIGIIQLAGSNSNDIQVAINELMVKASKDFPTGIKHNIFYSTKVSLDQSIAQVEHTLIEAFILVFIVVFIFLQDFRSTLIPAIAVPVAILGTFFFMQLFGFSINLLTLFALILAIGIVVDDAIVVVEAVHAKMEHKQLSPKVATHEAMHEITGAIISITLVMAAVFLPVGFMEGSTGVFYRQFAFTMAIAIVISAVNALTLSPALAALFLKDNHGAHDGETPYVKQGFKEKFFAGFNNSFNALTNRYVGGLKFLIRNKWVSLGGLVLITFATIVMVKTTPSGFIPTEDQGFIAIAVNTPSGTSLDGTQKVMTQAENTLRGMDPFRFVTAISGFNLLTNSTSPSSAVIFVLLKPNEERGKIKNIDEVMNEVRGKLGSISGGSFFVFSFPTVPGFSNVEALDLVLQDKTGGKLDKFSGISQTFIGELMKRPEIAVAFTSFKADYPQLQLDINDEKADQLGVKVKDILQTMQAYFGSAQASDFNRFGKYYRVVVQADIDDRADPSAIDRVFVKNKNGEMVPINTLVKLSRIYGSETASRYNLFNSISINAIPKPGFSSGDAIKAIEEVAAQQLPAGYSYEFSGQTREEISSGGQSATIFLLCLIFIYFLLAAQYESYILPLAVILSIPAGIFGVFVAIGLTGIENNIYVQVALVMLIGLLAKNAILIVEFAVQKRKSGQALIKASIDAAKLRLRPIIMTSLAFVVGLIPMMSATGPSAQGNHSISIGAAGGMISGVILGLLIIPVLFIVFQHLQEKVSGKPVAVIHNDEK; via the coding sequence ATGTTCAAAATATTTATACAAAGACCCGTACTGGCAACCGTCATCTCCATACTGTTGGTGATTTTGGGAGTGCTCGGACTTACAAAATTGCCTTTACAACAGTTTCCTGATATTGCACCCCCATCGGTTTTGGTAACGGCAGTTTATCCGGGAGCGAATGCAGAAACGGTTCTGCGTTCTGTTGCTCCTTCTCTGGAAGAATCTATAAATGGTGTTGAGAATATGACTTATATGAGCTCAACTGCCAGTAATGATGGTACTTTGGCTATTACCGTGTTCTTTAAACTGGGTACAGATGCCGATCAGGCAGCGGTTAACGTTCAGAACAGAGTGGCTCAGGCGACAAGTCAGTTGCCTGCAGAAGTTGTTCAGCAAGGTGTAATCACAGCAAAACAACAGAACAGTTTTATCATGGCAATCGGTATGTACACCGATGATGAATCTAAATACGATCAGACCTTTGTTGCCAATTATGCACAAATCAACATTATTCCCGAAATCAAACGTATTCCGGGTGTAGGTTCTGCAAGTATTTTTGGTGGTGTAAAAGATTACTCGATGCGTGTTTGGTTAAATCCAACGCAAATGTCAACTTATAATGTGACGCCAAATGAAGTTATGGCAGCCATTCAAGACAAAAGTTTGGAAGCTGCTCCGGGTAAATTTGGAGAGAGAAGTAAAGAAGTTTTCGAATATGTAATTAAATACAAAGGAAAATTAACCAAACCGGAAGATTATCAAAATATTGCTATTCGTTCTAATGCTGACGGTTCAGTCCTTCGCTTGAAAGATGTAGCTAGAGTTGAACTTGGTGCGTATTCGTACAACAGTTTGACCCGTTTAAACGGTAAAAAAGGAGTTGTAATTGGTATCATTCAGTTGGCCGGCTCAAACTCCAACGATATTCAGGTGGCGATTAACGAATTGATGGTTAAAGCTTCTAAAGATTTCCCAACAGGAATAAAACACAATATTTTCTACAGTACAAAAGTATCTCTGGATCAGTCTATTGCACAGGTGGAACATACTTTAATTGAAGCTTTTATATTAGTATTTATTGTGGTATTTATTTTCCTTCAGGATTTTAGATCGACTTTAATTCCGGCCATTGCTGTTCCCGTGGCCATCTTAGGAACGTTCTTCTTCATGCAGTTGTTCGGATTCTCGATTAACCTTTTGACGCTTTTTGCTTTAATCTTAGCCATTGGTATTGTCGTCGATGATGCGATTGTGGTAGTCGAAGCCGTGCATGCCAAAATGGAACACAAACAACTGTCTCCAAAAGTAGCGACTCATGAAGCCATGCACGAAATTACGGGTGCTATTATCTCGATTACGCTGGTAATGGCTGCTGTATTCCTGCCGGTTGGTTTTATGGAAGGTTCAACGGGTGTTTTCTATCGTCAGTTTGCTTTCACTATGGCTATTGCAATTGTAATTTCGGCCGTAAACGCTTTGACTTTAAGTCCTGCTCTTGCTGCTTTATTCCTAAAAGATAATCATGGTGCACATGATGGTGAAACTCCTTATGTGAAACAAGGTTTTAAAGAAAAATTCTTTGCCGGATTTAATAACAGTTTCAACGCTTTGACCAACCGTTATGTTGGTGGATTAAAATTCTTAATTCGCAACAAATGGGTTAGCTTAGGAGGTTTGGTTCTAATTACATTCGCAACGATTGTAATGGTAAAAACGACGCCATCAGGATTTATTCCAACAGAAGATCAAGGATTTATTGCTATTGCGGTTAATACGCCTTCGGGAACTTCTTTAGACGGAACTCAAAAAGTAATGACTCAGGCCGAAAATACGCTGAGAGGTATGGATCCTTTCCGTTTTGTAACTGCTATTTCAGGTTTCAACTTATTGACCAACTCTACAAGTCCGTCTTCTGCCGTTATTTTTGTATTGCTTAAACCAAATGAAGAACGTGGCAAAATCAAAAATATCGATGAAGTCATGAATGAGGTTCGTGGCAAACTAGGTTCGATTTCAGGAGGAAGTTTCTTCGTATTCAGTTTTCCAACTGTACCGGGGTTTAGTAATGTTGAAGCATTAGATTTAGTATTACAGGATAAAACGGGAGGTAAATTGGACAAGTTTAGTGGAATCTCCCAAACATTCATTGGAGAATTAATGAAACGTCCCGAGATTGCTGTGGCCTTTACCAGTTTCAAAGCCGATTATCCACAATTACAATTGGATATTAATGATGAAAAAGCCGATCAGTTGGGTGTAAAAGTCAAAGACATTCTGCAAACCATGCAAGCCTATTTTGGTAGTGCACAGGCCTCTGACTTTAACCGATTTGGTAAATATTACCGAGTGGTAGTTCAGGCAGATATTGACGACAGAGCAGACCCGTCAGCTATTGACCGAGTATTTGTGAAAAACAAAAATGGCGAAATGGTTCCGATAAATACCCTGGTAAAACTAAGCCGTATTTATGGTTCAGAAACCGCTTCGAGATATAATTTGTTTAATTCCATTTCGATCAATGCGATTCCAAAACCGGGATTTAGTTCGGGAGACGCGATTAAAGCGATTGAAGAAGTTGCAGCGCAACAATTACCTGCAGGTTACAGTTATGAATTTTCGGGACAAACCCGTGAAGAAATTTCTTCCGGAGGACAATCGGCAACTATTTTCTTATTGTGTTTGATATTCATCTATTTCTTACTTGCTGCACAATATGAAAGTTACATTTTGCCTTTGGCCGTAATCTTATCGATCCCTGCAGGTATATTTGGAGTATTCGTAGCCATTGGTTTAACCGGAATTGAAAACAATATTTATGTACAGGTGGCTTTAGTAATGCTTATTGGATTACTCGCCAAAAATGCCATTCTTATTGTAGAGTTTGCGGTACAAAAAAGAAAATCAGGTCAGGCATTGATCAAAGCCTCGATAGATGCTGCAAAATTACGTTTGCGTCCGATTATCATGACGTCACTGGCTTTCGTAGTAGGATTAATTCCAATGATGAGTGCCACAGGACCATCGGCACAAGGGAATCATTCGATTAGTATTGGTGCCGCAGGTGGAATGATTTCGGGAGTAATTCTCGGGTTACTTATCATCCCGGTTTTATTCATCGTATTCCAACATTTACAAGAAAAAGTTTCGGGAAAACCCGTAGCTGTAATTCATAACGACGAAAAATAA